A single Nitrospiria bacterium DNA region contains:
- the mazG gene encoding nucleoside triphosphate pyrophosphohydrolase encodes MSKRFYELVAVMERLRGKKGCPWDREQTRDSLKPFLLEEAYEVLEAIDEENPELLKEELGDLLFQILFHSEIARERGEFGIEDVLSYTIDKMTRRHPHVFGSAPSDRRGSRRVTAKDVLARWEELKQKEKRHRKRKSVLDGVPKPLPALMRAYQLQTRASRVGFDWKELRPVWNKVREELKELEQAVEEGQVRPIRHEFGDLFFALVNLARFLKLDPEESLRKANRRFMNRFRYIERKAGISRTPLSEMPLAEMDRLWEEAKAAEKKSGKKTAKGRAGWL; translated from the coding sequence GTGTCGAAGCGGTTCTACGAGTTGGTCGCCGTGATGGAAAGGCTCCGGGGGAAGAAAGGCTGCCCGTGGGACCGGGAGCAGACGAGGGACAGCCTAAAGCCCTTTCTTCTCGAGGAGGCCTACGAAGTCCTGGAGGCGATCGACGAAGAGAATCCTGAATTGTTGAAGGAGGAATTGGGGGATCTCCTGTTTCAGATCCTGTTTCATTCCGAGATCGCCAGGGAACGGGGCGAGTTTGGGATCGAGGATGTCCTCTCTTACACGATCGACAAGATGACCCGGCGTCATCCGCACGTCTTCGGCTCGGCCCCTTCCGACCGTCGAGGAAGTCGGCGGGTGACCGCCAAGGATGTGCTGGCCCGATGGGAGGAGCTCAAACAGAAGGAAAAGCGGCACCGCAAAAGAAAGTCGGTATTGGACGGGGTTCCAAAGCCCCTGCCGGCGCTGATGAGGGCCTATCAGCTTCAGACACGCGCCTCCCGGGTCGGGTTTGATTGGAAGGAGTTGAGACCGGTCTGGAATAAAGTGCGCGAGGAGTTGAAGGAACTGGAACAGGCCGTTGAAGAGGGACAGGTCCGGCCGATTCGACACGAATTCGGAGACCTCTTCTTTGCCCTGGTGAATCTGGCCCGTTTTTTAAAGCTCGACCCGGAAGAATCGTTGCGCAAGGCCAACCGTCGGTTTATGAATCGATTCCGTTATATCGAAAGGAAGGCCGGGATATCCCGGACGCCGTTATCCGAAATGCCGTTGGCCGAGATGGACCGGCTCTGGGAGGAGGCCAAGGCGGCCGAGAAAAAATCCGGGAAGAAAACCGCGAAAGGAAGGGCCGGATGGCTTTGA
- the moaC gene encoding cyclic pyranopterin monophosphate synthase MoaC translates to MALSHLDESGRARMVDVGGKPRTARTATAVGKVYLKPETLRLVRKGGIAKGDVLAVAQVAGVMAAKQVPSLIPLCHPLLLSGVEMRFKEEPNPDSENRCSIGIEAVVKAFGPTGVEMEAMTAVCAAALTIYDMCKAVDREMSFGQIMLVEKAGGKSGTYRRPSQGGK, encoded by the coding sequence ATGGCTTTGAGTCATTTGGACGAGAGCGGCCGCGCCCGGATGGTGGACGTCGGGGGCAAGCCCCGGACCGCGCGGACCGCCACGGCGGTCGGCAAGGTTTATTTAAAACCGGAAACCTTGAGACTGGTTCGGAAGGGAGGCATCGCCAAGGGCGACGTCCTGGCCGTTGCCCAGGTGGCCGGCGTGATGGCGGCCAAGCAGGTTCCGAGCCTTATCCCGCTTTGTCATCCCTTGCTTCTTTCCGGCGTGGAGATGCGTTTCAAGGAAGAACCGAATCCGGATTCCGAAAATCGCTGCAGCATCGGAATCGAGGCCGTCGTGAAGGCCTTCGGTCCCACCGGGGTGGAGATGGAAGCGATGACGGCGGTGTGCGCGGCGGCCCTGACGATCTACGACATGTGCAAGGCGGTCGACCGGGAAATGAGTTTCGGACAGATCATGCTGGTTGAAAAAGCCGGGGGGAAATCGGGAACCTACCGACGGCCATCGCAGGGCGGAAAGTAG
- a CDS encoding molybdenum cofactor biosynthesis protein MoaE — protein sequence MVRIRLFAKLKDLAGRPEIELTLSRPVSLKGLRSLLESEIPGLKEWIGREKVLVAVNREMATEETVIRDGDEVGLMPPFSGGSPVKAGHRGLVKKKAPAIVKAADTDENRWTRIQPGDFSLDEELRRLKAVSTRIGGVAVFVGTARDFSKGRPVTRLSYEHYAGLAEKTLAEIRGRALKKFAIIEVCMIHRTGEIPIGGNIVLIMTAAEHRAEAFRACRWCIDELKAIVPLWKKETTPRGEIWVEPRP from the coding sequence ATGGTGAGGATCCGTTTGTTTGCGAAACTCAAAGACCTGGCGGGTCGTCCGGAAATCGAATTGACGCTGAGCCGCCCGGTGTCCTTGAAGGGGCTGCGGAGTCTTTTGGAGTCCGAAATTCCCGGATTGAAGGAATGGATCGGGCGGGAAAAGGTGCTCGTGGCCGTGAACCGGGAGATGGCGACCGAGGAAACCGTGATCCGGGACGGAGACGAGGTCGGCCTGATGCCGCCCTTCTCCGGCGGAAGCCCGGTCAAGGCGGGTCATCGGGGTCTCGTTAAAAAAAAAGCGCCGGCGATCGTCAAGGCCGCGGACACCGACGAAAATCGTTGGACGCGGATCCAGCCGGGGGATTTTTCCTTGGACGAGGAACTGCGCCGACTCAAGGCCGTCTCGACAAGAATCGGGGGGGTTGCGGTATTCGTCGGCACGGCCCGTGATTTTTCCAAGGGCCGCCCGGTCACCCGCTTGAGCTATGAGCATTATGCCGGTCTGGCCGAGAAAACGTTGGCCGAGATCCGGGGGCGGGCCTTGAAAAAATTTGCGATCATCGAGGTCTGCATGATCCACCGGACCGGGGAAATTCCCATCGGCGGAAATATCGTTTTAATCATGACGGCCGCTGAGCACCGGGCCGAGGCCTTCCGGGCCTGCCGGTGGTGCATCGATGAGTTGAAGGCGATCGTCCCCCTCTGGAAAAAAGAGACCACTCCCCGGGGGGAGATCTGGGTCGAACCCCGGCCCTGA
- a CDS encoding S8 family serine peptidase — MRALIVWVVLIFSAASAAASPAYTPGEILVKFKPGTPPETIESVGARLKTFVKRKSELTGVRLLSLPSGLSVEEALKAYRGQPDVLYAEPNYIRRASDTLPNDVQLDEQWGLHNTGQAIHATPNFHGSPGADIDAPLAWDITTGSPSMVIAVIDSGVDYTHTDFRTSTASNIWANAGDTWTNPITPSTGNGKDDDGNGYTDDFHGWNFVGNQTCTVDASGACNCTQDDPVGNNDPMDDFGHGTHVAGIIAARGNNGTGITGVLWNAQIMPLKILDANGCGSVGDEIQAIDYAINNGASIINASFGGPGLSSTEEDAIRAAGTAGILFVAAAGNDGTNNDDFPIYPASFNLPNVISVAATDANDRLSPISNYGKNRVDIGAPGECVYSTTPVTVVKLTNVISCLNTPITTVHAYMTGTSMAAPHVAGAAGLLLSQDPSLTPEEVRAAILLTADPLDGLKGRVASSGRLNASSALRRVKGSGLIGGHGGCGSPIGAIRASDSDTVSPVQGLLFLLVLFWPLVLPILRRKLGKHPALGRTIIGRGSGMTSATGLLALIVLWPQTAAAAGVDAPFQPVHSLALKVGYHRYNSSDYFDSNSGLVSPGDLAGLSGELEYDWRWEREKSLTVTAGQYRSETDFKNVCCGSLQFSTQYLLLTPKYHFAIRLRPQKNPAEEPLEGYLGGGIGFYHFTREVSGTVQDHLSSNVLGLHALAGIEAPLIKRFSVFLEARYAVAKVKSADPFDDSLDVGGMNYSLGIRWQFLPAHKPS; from the coding sequence TTGCGAGCGTTGATTGTGTGGGTCGTTTTGATTTTCTCGGCCGCTTCCGCGGCCGCTTCGCCCGCGTATACCCCGGGCGAGATCCTTGTGAAATTCAAACCCGGAACCCCGCCGGAGACGATCGAGAGCGTCGGCGCCCGGTTGAAGACCTTTGTGAAAAGAAAATCGGAGCTCACGGGGGTCCGGCTCCTTTCCCTCCCGTCCGGCCTCTCGGTGGAAGAGGCCCTCAAGGCCTACCGCGGCCAGCCGGACGTGCTCTACGCCGAACCGAACTACATCCGGCGGGCCTCGGACACCCTTCCCAACGATGTCCAGTTGGATGAGCAGTGGGGTCTTCATAACACCGGCCAGGCCATCCATGCCACCCCCAATTTCCACGGCAGCCCGGGCGCCGACATCGATGCGCCGTTGGCCTGGGACATCACCACCGGCTCCCCTTCGATGGTGATCGCGGTGATCGACAGCGGGGTGGATTATACCCATACGGATTTCAGGACCAGTACCGCGTCCAATATCTGGGCCAATGCCGGGGATACCTGGACAAACCCCATCACCCCATCCACCGGAAACGGAAAGGACGACGACGGGAACGGCTATACGGATGATTTCCACGGTTGGAATTTCGTCGGAAATCAGACCTGTACAGTGGATGCGAGCGGCGCCTGCAACTGCACGCAGGACGACCCGGTCGGGAACAACGATCCGATGGATGATTTCGGACACGGTACCCATGTGGCCGGGATTATTGCAGCCCGGGGGAACAATGGCACGGGAATTACGGGTGTTCTGTGGAACGCGCAGATCATGCCGTTGAAGATTCTCGATGCGAACGGCTGCGGTTCGGTGGGGGATGAAATTCAGGCCATCGATTACGCGATCAACAACGGCGCGAGCATCATCAATGCCAGTTTCGGAGGTCCCGGTTTGTCCTCGACCGAAGAGGACGCGATCCGCGCCGCCGGCACCGCCGGGATCCTTTTCGTGGCCGCGGCCGGGAACGACGGAACGAACAACGACGACTTTCCGATCTACCCGGCCAGCTTCAATCTCCCCAACGTGATCTCGGTGGCGGCCACCGACGCCAATGATCGCCTGTCCCCCATTTCCAATTACGGCAAAAACCGTGTCGATATCGGCGCGCCCGGGGAATGCGTATATTCCACCACGCCGGTGACCGTCGTTAAACTGACGAACGTCATCAGCTGTTTAAATACGCCGATCACGACGGTCCACGCCTACATGACCGGAACCTCCATGGCCGCGCCGCACGTCGCGGGCGCGGCCGGGCTGCTCCTGTCCCAGGATCCATCGCTCACGCCGGAGGAGGTTCGGGCCGCGATCCTCCTGACCGCCGATCCCCTCGACGGCCTGAAGGGCCGCGTGGCCTCGTCCGGAAGGCTGAACGCCTCCAGCGCGTTGCGCCGGGTGAAGGGATCGGGTCTCATCGGGGGACACGGAGGATGCGGCTCTCCGATCGGTGCCATCCGCGCATCCGATTCCGATACGGTATCGCCCGTTCAGGGTCTCCTGTTTCTTCTTGTCCTGTTCTGGCCGCTCGTCCTTCCGATTCTGAGGAGGAAACTCGGAAAACATCCGGCCTTGGGCCGGACGATCATCGGACGCGGTTCCGGAATGACCTCTGCGACGGGACTGCTGGCCCTGATCGTTCTGTGGCCCCAAACGGCGGCGGCCGCCGGGGTGGACGCCCCGTTCCAGCCGGTGCATTCCTTGGCCTTAAAGGTGGGTTACCATCGGTATAATTCAAGCGACTATTTCGACAGCAATTCCGGCCTTGTCTCCCCCGGCGACCTGGCCGGCTTGAGCGGGGAATTGGAATACGATTGGCGATGGGAAAGAGAAAAAAGTCTGACCGTCACGGCCGGCCAGTACCGAAGCGAAACGGATTTCAAGAATGTTTGTTGCGGCAGCCTCCAATTTTCAACGCAATACCTCCTCCTGACCCCGAAATACCATTTCGCAATCCGCCTCCGACCCCAAAAAAATCCGGCCGAGGAACCCTTGGAGGGGTACCTGGGGGGCGGAATCGGTTTTTACCATTTTACCCGCGAGGTCAGCGGGACCGTTCAAGATCATCTTTCCTCGAACGTGTTGGGTCTGCACGCCCTCGCCGGCATCGAGGCGCCCTTGATTAAACGGTTTTCGGTGTTCCTGGAGGCCCGGTATGCCGTGGCCAAGGTGAAAAGCGCCGATCCCTTCGACGATTCGCTGGATGTGGGCGGCATGAACTATTCCCTGGGCATCCGTTGGCAGTTCCTGCCGGCCCATAAACCGTCCTAA
- the accD gene encoding acetyl-CoA carboxylase, carboxyltransferase subunit beta has translation MAWFKKDKSAEGKRLKIPEGLWLKCDSCKEVVYRKEIEKNAKVCPKCNYHFPISIGERISLMLDEGSFKEWDTGLSPLDPLNFKDSVRYRERIKTAQDKTRQRDAMVIGEGTINHLPVVLGLFNFSYMGGSMGSVVGEKILRAAEKAVSRRWPLIIVSSSGGARMQEGILSLMQMAKTSAAVARLAEARVPFFSILADPTFGGVTASFAMLGDIIIAEPKALIGFAGARVIEQTIKQQLPEGFQRSEFLLDHGMIDLILERKKLKQTLAKLLTFYSA, from the coding sequence ATGGCCTGGTTTAAAAAAGACAAGTCGGCCGAAGGGAAACGGTTGAAGATTCCGGAAGGGCTTTGGCTCAAGTGCGACAGTTGCAAAGAGGTGGTCTACCGGAAGGAAATCGAGAAGAACGCCAAGGTCTGTCCGAAATGCAATTATCATTTTCCCATTTCCATCGGCGAGCGGATCTCCCTGATGCTGGACGAGGGGAGTTTCAAGGAATGGGACACCGGCCTTTCGCCGCTGGATCCCCTGAATTTCAAGGATTCGGTTCGCTACCGGGAGCGGATTAAAACGGCCCAGGACAAGACGCGTCAACGGGATGCGATGGTGATCGGCGAGGGGACGATCAATCATCTGCCGGTGGTTCTGGGGCTGTTCAACTTTTCCTACATGGGCGGCAGCATGGGCTCGGTTGTGGGGGAAAAAATTCTGCGCGCGGCGGAAAAAGCGGTCTCCCGCCGCTGGCCGCTGATCATCGTCAGTTCTTCCGGCGGCGCGCGGATGCAGGAAGGCATTCTATCGCTCATGCAGATGGCCAAGACCTCCGCCGCGGTGGCCCGACTGGCTGAAGCCAGGGTTCCCTTTTTTTCCATTCTGGCCGACCCGACCTTCGGCGGCGTCACGGCCAGCTTCGCGATGCTGGGCGACATTATCATCGCGGAGCCCAAGGCCCTGATCGGATTTGCCGGCGCCCGCGTGATCGAACAGACGATCAAACAACAGCTGCCCGAGGGATTCCAGCGATCCGAATTTCTACTGGATCACGGGATGATCGATCTGATTCTGGAACGGAAAAAGCTGAAGCAAACTCTGGCCAAGCTTCTGACCTTTTACAGTGCGTGA
- a CDS encoding folylpolyglutamate synthase/dihydrofolate synthase family protein, whose protein sequence is MTLSYPKAIEYLYSLQWHGIKLGLDNIRRLMTALGEPHERFRSVHVAGTNGKGSTAAAIATVLQTAGYRTGLYTSPHLIDFTERIRVNGEPISPERVARLTERVRAAAGDIPATFFEFTTAMAFLYFAESSVDLVAAEVGMGGRYDATNVLSPLVTVITNVDFDHQAFLGNTLEQIAFEKAGIVKPGVPVVTAADRPEALEVIRTVSREQGAPLYRVGHEIRTEGSSPRRFLYRGLRGSYPDLSFGLMGKHQLSNAACALGALELLESHGLSAGEAAIRRGLSTVRWDGRLEMIRPSPSGAPVLLDGAHNPAGARVLRVFLEETRPPRPGRLVLVVGIMRDKDIDGILAELVPLADEVVLTRPGYDRAEPTADLKRRVDSFSVRSTAREPVEEALRYAQSVATPADLICVTGSLYTMGEARSYLKGLPQPTALRG, encoded by the coding sequence ATGACGCTTTCCTATCCAAAGGCCATCGAATATCTCTACAGTCTTCAATGGCACGGCATCAAATTGGGGCTTGATAATATTCGGCGCCTGATGACCGCGCTGGGGGAGCCCCACGAGCGTTTTCGGTCCGTCCATGTCGCCGGGACCAACGGTAAGGGATCGACCGCGGCCGCGATCGCGACCGTCCTTCAGACGGCCGGTTACCGGACGGGGCTCTACACGTCGCCCCATCTTATCGATTTCACGGAGCGGATACGGGTCAACGGCGAGCCGATCTCCCCGGAACGGGTGGCCCGGTTGACGGAACGGGTTCGCGCCGCGGCGGGGGATATCCCGGCGACCTTCTTTGAATTCACGACGGCCATGGCGTTTCTCTATTTTGCGGAGTCCTCGGTCGATCTGGTGGCGGCGGAGGTCGGAATGGGGGGGCGGTATGATGCCACCAATGTGTTGAGCCCGCTGGTTACCGTCATCACCAATGTCGACTTCGATCATCAGGCGTTTTTGGGAAACACGCTTGAACAGATCGCGTTCGAGAAGGCCGGAATCGTCAAGCCCGGCGTTCCGGTGGTGACCGCGGCGGATCGTCCGGAAGCCTTGGAGGTCATCCGCACCGTTTCCCGGGAACAGGGGGCTCCGCTTTATCGGGTGGGCCATGAGATCCGCACGGAGGGATCATCGCCGCGGCGGTTTCTGTATCGGGGCCTCCGGGGGTCGTATCCCGATCTGAGCTTTGGGCTGATGGGGAAGCATCAATTATCGAACGCCGCCTGCGCCTTGGGCGCCCTGGAATTGCTGGAGTCCCACGGCCTCTCGGCGGGTGAAGCCGCGATTCGCCGGGGTCTTTCGACGGTTCGTTGGGACGGGCGCTTGGAAATGATTCGCCCGAGTCCCTCCGGCGCGCCCGTGCTTCTGGACGGGGCGCACAATCCCGCCGGGGCGCGGGTCCTTCGGGTGTTCTTGGAAGAGACCCGTCCCCCGCGGCCGGGGCGGTTGGTCCTGGTAGTGGGGATCATGCGCGATAAGGATATCGACGGCATCCTGGCCGAACTGGTGCCGTTGGCCGATGAGGTGGTGTTGACCCGGCCCGGTTATGATCGGGCCGAACCAACGGCCGATCTGAAGCGGCGGGTCGATTCCTTTTCGGTCCGTTCGACGGCCCGGGAGCCCGTGGAGGAGGCCTTGCGATATGCGCAGTCCGTGGCCACGCCGGCCGATCTGATCTGCGTCACCGGGTCTCTTTATACGATGGGCGAGGCGCGATCGTATCTGAAGGGGTTGCCGCAACCGACGGCACTGAGGGGGTAG